Part of the Spiribacter salinus M19-40 genome, AGCTCTGGGACAAATACCGCTGGTAGCTAAATCCCGCTCGCCCACAGACCGCGGACAATCTCTTCGGCGACAGCCTCCCAACCCGGCTCAAGCATCATGGCATGTGCCATACCCGGCATGGCCTGCCAGTCCGCGCCCCAGAGACCTGCAGTCAGTTGGGTCTCCGGCGCGGAGAACAGGGTATCTTCCGCCCCTGCAATGACCCGCACCGGCGGTTTGGGATCCACTAGCCAGGGTCGCGCTGCGCCATGCATCGACATCTCCCAGAGCGCGCGCTGCGACTCCGGCTGCACGAAACGCGCAAAGCGCTCGAGATCCTCAGGCGCCATACGGTCCGAGAACACGGCACGCCGTGCGATGTCCGCATCAACGACCCGGGCACCCATGGTTTGCATCAGTCCGAACTGGGCAAAAAGCATGGGATCGCCCAGCATCATTCGCAGCGTTGAGGGCATCAGCCCCTGCGGCGGCACCGGCGCGAGCAGGATGGCCGCTGAAGCCGGATGGCGCTCCAGGTAGCGCTGAACAACCAGCGCCCCCATCGAGTGGCCAATCAGAATCGGCGGCGGACCGGCCAGATCAGCGATGACGCGCTCCAGATCCCGCACATATTCATTGATACCCGCATGCGACAGGGCGCCTGCCGACTCACTGGCGCCATGACCCCGCAAACTCGGCGCAATGGCACGAAACCCACGCTCAGCAAAATAGTCCAGAAAATGCTCCTGCCAACACCACGCCCCCACAAAGGCACCATGCACGAACACCACCGGCGTGCTCCGGGTCTGTGTGCGCACAGACGGGTTCGCGCTCAGGATTTCCAGCGCGGGGGCCGTACCGGATCGGCCGTAGGGCCAGACGAATTCAGCGAACATTGGTTTCCCTCTTTGCTCAGGGGGGCTACGCTAACAGATCCAGCAGGATATTCCTGTGATCACCGGTGTCACAATGAGGACTCAACCCGTATGCGAGGGCATTCAGTGTCACGGTATTCATTATGTCACCACATCGCGCTGGCGCTGGCCCTGGCCATCGGGATCAGCTCGACGGCAGCCGCAGATCGACTCACGCCATCGGAAATACACCCACGGGCCTCCCAGGTCATCGGTGAGCTCTTGTCGCGGTATCACTACCGCGATGAGTCCATCGATGATGCCTTATCCGAAGCGGTCTATGACGCGTACTTCGAAGCCTTGGACCCGGATCGCTATTATTTCCTTGAGGCCGACATCCAGGCGTTCCGCCATCGGGCGGATCAACTGGATGATGAACTCCGCGCTGGCGAGCTGGACACCGCTTTCGACATTTTCGCCCGCTATCGGGAACGCGTTGAAGACCGCAGTGAACATGCCCTGGATCGACTGGAGAAAGGACTCGCATTCGACACGGAGGCGCGCCTTGATCTCGATCGCAGCGATGCCGATTGGGCCGCCAGTCGCAGTGAACTCGATCAAATCTGGGATAAACGGGTCATCAATGATGCACTGATCCAGCGCCTGAATAGCCGGGACCGCACCGAGGTGCGTGAGTCGCTGACCAAGCGCTACGAGCGATTGGTCCGCAGCCTCGAGCAATCCAGCGCCGAGGACGTCTTCCAGAGCTACATGAGCACCTGGGCGTCGCAATTCGACCCGCACAGCAGTTACATGTCCCCGCGGACGTCCGAGAACTTCGACATCAACATGAGCCTCTCGCTGGAGGGTATTGGCGCGATGCTGACCAGCGAGGGAGACTTCGTTGAGATTGTCGAGCTCATCCCGGGTGGCCCTGCGGCGGGAAGTGGCGATCTGTCGCCGGGTGACCAGATCACCGGCGTCGGCGATGATCCAGACGCGATTCAGGACGTGGTGGGCTGGCGCCTCGGAGACGTGGTTGACCTGATTCGCGGACCGAAAGGCTCTGAAGTGCACTTGCGCGTCATGCCAGAAGGCCGCGATGGGCACGAGACGACCATTACCCTCACCCGCAATACCGTCGAGCTAGAGGAACAAGCGGCGCAGGCGGAGGTCCGCGAGGTAAAACGTGACGGGCAAAATCACCGCATCGGCGTTATTGATATTCCGGCTTTTTATGCGGATTTGGGCGCAGCCAACGCCGGCGCCGAGGATTACCGGAACACCAGCGATGATGTCGCCCGGCTTTTGGACTCCGAGACACTGTCCGACATCGACGGCCTGGTGATCGATCTGCGTGGCAACGCCGGCGGGTCGCTCGAAGAGGCTGTGCAAATGACCGGACTATTCATCGATCAGGGGCCGGTGGTGCAGGTGAATCGCAGTAACGGCCAGCGCGAGGTCCTCGAGGATCAAGCGGCTGAACCCGCCGAGTACGATGGCCCCCTTGGCGTGATGGTGGATAGCAACAGCGCTTCGGCATCAGAAATTTTCGCCGCCGCGTTGCAGGACTATGGCCGTGGTGTGGTGATTGGTGACCAAACCTTCGGCAAGGGCACGGTCCAGACCCTGATCGGACTTGACCAATTCGGCGTTGGATCGGGCGTTGAAGATGCGGCCACTGGGCGGCTCAAGCTCACCATTGCCAAGTTCTACCGCATCAATGGCGAGAGCACGCAACTCGAGGGCGTTCAACCCGATCTCCATCTCCCCTACCCGCAGAGCAGCGATGAGAGCGGCGAACGCTCGGCTGAGCGTGCCCTGCCCTGGGATACGATTCGCTCAACGGAATACCGGCAACAGGGGGAGCTGGCGCGTTATCTATCAGAACTTCGCCGCCGTCATGACCGGCGCATGCTCACCGATCCTGCGCTGATGAGTGTCAGTGCCGAGGCGAAACGGCTGCGCGAAGCGGAGGCCCGCACCGAAGTCTCTCTAAACGAAGACCGTCGACGCGCGGCCCAGGAGCAACAGGAAGCGGCTCGGCTGGAAGCAGTCAACGCACAGCTCGCGGCCTACGGCCGGGAGACCATTGAGGATCTGGATGACCTCGATCGAGATCAACTGCCAGATGCGCTACTGGATGAAACCGCCGAGGTGATGGTCGATCTCGCAGAACTCATAGGCGAAGACGGCACCGTGGCTCAAGCTGCCGCGAGATAGTCAAAAACCAGCTGAAGCTGCTCACGGCCTCGATAGTAATTCACGTCGAGTCGGAAAACGCCGGTGATCTGCCTGGTGTCTGAGCTCCAACCACGGTCGAGGGCGTTAAAGGCAATAGCATCCAGCTGCTGATTCGGTGCGCATGCTGGCGAGAGCATCAGCTTGAGATGATTTTCACCCACGACACGCTGGCTGCGAACGTGAAACAGGCCGCGGAAGGACGGTTCAGGAAAGCCTGGCCCCCAGGGGCCGCCTTCTCGAATCTGGCGTGCCAGCTCGAGACTGAATTCCGCCGCCTCAAGCTCACCGTCAGTGACGATTTCCTCACCGGGCGGGTGGTCGCCCATGCGCTCGCGCACAAGGCCCTGCAAAACGGACTGGAACGCGGGATACTGCGCCGCAGGCAGCGTCAGCCCCGCGGCCATGGCATGCCCACCAAAGCGCTGAATGACCGCTCCCTCGGTTCGCGTATCGACCGCCTCCAGCAGATCGCGGAGGTGAACACCGGCAATGGAGCGCCCAGAGCCTTTGAGTAGCCCATCCTCCGCCGGCGCAAAAGCAATCACCGGGCGTTGAAAACGCTCCTTGATCCGAGAGGCAACAATTCCGACAACCCCCTGATGCCACTGCTCGTCGTATAAACACAACACCGGTTCAAGTGCGCCGTCAGCGGCAAGCTGGGCGGCCTCAATACCGGCGAGCGCTTCATCGCGCATGCCATGCTCGAGCTCGCGGCGTGTCTGATTCAAGGTCTCCAGCTCTTTGGCGCGGGCTTCCGCGCTCGCCGTATCCTCAGCGAGCAGCGTTTCAATGCCAAGACTCATGTCGCCCAGTCGGCCGGCCGCATTCAGGCGGGGGGCGGCACCAAACCCCAAATCGGCGGCGTTGACCCGCGCTGGTTCCCGACGACTGGCTTTGAGCAGCGCCTGCACCCCTGGGCAACCCTGCCCGACTCGGATGCGCCGCAGACCCTGTGCCACCAGCACACGATTGACCCGATCAAGCGGCACCACATCGGCAATGGTGCCAAGGGCCACCAAATCCAGCAGATCGACCAACCCAGGCTCAGGTCGCCCTGTCGTAAACCAATCCTGATTGCGAAGGGCTGACCGCACCCCCAGCAGCAGATAAAAACAGACCCCTACTCCCGCCAGCCCCTGCCCGGCAAACTCGGCAGAAGCCACCTGTGGATTAACGATGGCCGCCGCAGCCGGCAGCGTTGGCCCCGGCAAATGGTGATCCGTGACGACTACGGGGATGCCAGCCGCACTGGCGGCCTCAACGCCCGCATGCGCGGAGATCCCGTTATCAACGGTCAGGATCAAGTCCGGGTGATGGCCTCGCGCGACCTCAACCAATTCCGGGCTCAGGCCGTACCCAAACTCAAAGCGATTCGGCACCAGATAATCAACGGAGGCCGCACCGAGAGCCCGCAGGCCGCGCAAGGCCACCGCGCAGCTCGTCGCGCCATCGGCATCAAAGTCGCCAACCACCAGTATGCGTTGGCCGGTGATGATGGCCTGCGCCATGATTGCCGCGGCCGCCTCTAACCCGTTAAGCGTATCCGGGTGCGGCAGCTGGGCAAGGCGATAATCCAGATCACCCGCCCCGTCGACGCCCCGCGCAGCATAGAGGCGCTGTAACAGCCCTGGCAGACCATCGGGCAGGACCGGCCACGGCGTGGGCACGGGCCGATCGGTAAACCGGATGCTATCCCCCCTATTCATCCGCGTCGCGTCACCCGCCGGGACAATGGATGCCGCCGACACCAAAAATGCCAATGGGCCCAGGGGCCCAAGCTCAAACGCTCACTGTTGCCGGAATAGAGATTGATGCGCGCACTACCCGCCTGCGCCGCCTTGACCAGTCTGGGGGCGATCAATGTCTCAAACCGCTCAACCGCGGCCATCCAGCCCGCGGCATCACCAGCAACGAGCGCGGCTTCGGCGTCAGTCCAGATCAGTGTTATCTCACCGTTGTCGGCACCCAGGCCCGTGTCGACCCCCTCGAGTGCGGTTCCACCTAAGGTGGCCAGTCCCTGACTCAGGGCGTCGTCACCCACCACCCGGTCGGATGCGAGCTCGCTTGGGGCTGCGGATGGCCCACCACCCCAGAACCATAATCCATTGATTGCAACCTCGCCGCGTGCCTCCCGTTGTTGATTGACGGGATGGTCATGCAAAAACATCTGCATCTCATTAAGAAGCTGTCGCCAGCGGCGGAACGCCACCTCGTCGGGCAGCACCGTATCCAGGTAATAACCGGCCACCTGCGCCAGGGCTGGCAAATCGGGCCCGGGCGGTTCATCCACCAGCAACAGCCAGTCCGCGCCATTGCTCCACAGCGTTAAGCCATCGGCCCCAAACGTGTGGTTGAACGCGTCGACGAGCTGGGTCGACTCTTCCGGTAAGGGTTCAAACTCCGGCCCAGCGAACAGCAAAAGACGATCACGATCTGGCCGCAGATGAACGGGTGCCGCGCGATAGCCGTAGCCGGATAAAGGAAGACCCTGCCCTGCGGCGACCAGCGGACCGGGCGCGGGGAGCGATGGGTGGACTGAGGCGAGTAGGGTTTCGGTATCCACGCCCGCTGCCGGCTCACGCCGCGCGTGCGCCACCAGCCATTCAAGCTGCGGGAAGGGGCCAGCATCGGAAAGTGCATCAGCCAGGGTGCCGGGGACCGGCCCGAGCAGGCGTGGCGCAATGCACTCAATCTGCTGGGGCACGGGCACCGCCTTAGTCCAACCGACGGAGGATTGCCTCGCGCACCGCGGTCGAATTCGCATCCACCGTGGAAACTGCTGCTTCGGCCCGGCGTTGAGCCACATCCGGATCCTTCAAACCATGTCCCGTGAGGGTACAGACCACTGTACTACCCGGCTCGATATGCCCGGCGCGGATATCCCGCAGCGCGCCCGCAACCGATACGGCAGAGGCGGGCTCACAGAACACCCCCTCACGACTGGCGAGCAACCACTGTGTTTCCAGGATCTGCTCATCGGTAAACTCATCAAACCAGCCGCCCGACTCTTCCGAGGCCGACTTGGCGTAATCCCAGCTCTGGGGGGCACCGATCCGAATGGCTGTCGCAATCGTCTCGGGATGGCTCACCGGCCCCCCGCGCAAAAATGGCGCTGAGCCACTTGCTTGATAGCCCAACATAACGGGCCGGGACGACACGGCCGCCTGATGGTACTGACAGTCGCCAGCACAGAAGGCGCAGGCAGCCGTACCGGCCTCTCCAGGCGCCTTGGCCATTTCCGTATACCCCATCCAGTACGCGGTGATATTACCCGCGTTGCCCACTGGCAGACAGTGGTAGTCCGGCGCACGGCCCAACGCCTCGCAAATCTCGAACGCCGCGGTTTTCTGGCCCTGCAACCGATAGGGGTTGACCGAGTTGACCAGGCTGACCGGTGCCTGCTGAGCCATTTCCTTGACGATCCGCATACCGTCATCGAAATTGCCGCGGATCTGCATGACCTCGGCACCATGCATGATGGCCTGGGCCAGCTTGCCCATGGCGATCTTGCCATCCGGAATTAATACAAACGCCCGGATACCGGCCCGGGCGGCATACGCGGCCGCCGAGGCCGAGGTGTTACCGGTCGAGGCGCAGATGATGGCCTGGCTGCCCTCGGCAACCGCCTGCGTGACCGCGACGGTCATCCCGCGGTCCTTGAATGAACCGGTGGGGTTCAGGCCCTCGAATTTAACGTAGAGCGCGACCTCGCGACCCAGATCAGACACCAGATTATCGAGTCGGATCAGCGGGGTGTTGCCCTCGCCCAAACTGATGGGCCGCGCATCGGCCGCTAACGGCAAGCGATCGCCGTAGGCCCCAATTAACCCGGTGTAGCGTTTGGTGTCGGTCATGCCAGCGTCTCCACACGAATACGCACCAGGCTGCCGTGCACTGCATCCAGCGCCTCAATGGCCTGACAGGCTGCATCCATCTTGGACTCGCGGACCCGATGCGTCAGCAGGATCACCGGCACCGTCTCGGCCCCTGGGGCAGGCTGTTTCTGGATCACCGCCTCGATACTGATGCCGGCCTGACTGAGTACGCCGGTGACCTCTGCGAGAACGCCAGGCTCATCCTGCGCTTCAAGCCGAAGGTAGTAGGCGGTGTCCACCGCTTCCATACCCACCACCGGCTCATCAGAGAGCGAGTGGGACTGGAATGCCAGGTAAGGCACCCGGTTCTCTGGCTCCAGGGTGAACTCGCGCACCACATCCACCAGATCCGCAACCACGGCTGATGCGGTCGGGTCCGCGCCGGCGCCAGCACCGTAATACAGCGTGGGCCCCAGCGGATCGGCATTCACCATCACTGCGTTCATCACGCCATCCACGTTTGCGAGCAACTGGCGCTCCGGTAGCAGGGTTGGGTGCACGCGCAACCCGATGCCGTCCCCTTCCCGCCGGCAGATCCCAAGGTGTTTGATACGAAAACCCAGCTCACTGGCGTAGGCCACGTCATCGGTGCTGATCTGGCCGATGCCTTCCATGTGGACCTTGTCGAACTGCAAGGGGATGCCAAAAGCGATAGAGGCCAAGATGGTGAGCTTGTGCGCCGCATCCACGCCCTCCACATCGAACGTCGGGTCGGCTTCGGCGTACCCGAGACGCTGCGCCTCGGCGAGGACTTCACCGAACTCACGGCCTGCATACAGCATTTCGGAGAGAATGAAATTGCTGGTGCCGTTAATGATACCGGCTAGCCACTCAATCCGATTACCTACCAGGCCCTCGCGCACGGCCTTAATAATCGGGATGCCACCCGCTACCGCCGCCTCGAACCCGACCGTGACACCATTGTCTCGGGCCCGGGCAAAAATCTCGTTACCGTGCAGCGCAATCAGCGCCTTGTTGGCTGTCACGACGTGCTTGCCGCGCTCGATCGCCCGCAAAGTGAGTTCCTTGGCGAGGTCAACGCCACCAATGAGCTCAACGATGATTTCTGTATCAGGGTCATCCACCACGGCAAAGGCATCGTATTCAAGGCGCATGTGCTCGGTACTACAGGTCCGCGCCCGATCCGGGTGACGGGCTGCTGCATGAACCACATCAATGGGCCGCCCGGCACGCCGCGTGATCTCATCGCGATTGCGCTCAAGCAGATTGACGGTGCCTCCGCCTACTGTGCCTAGGCCAAGCAGGCCTACCTTTACCGGCTGCAACTGGACTCTCCCGTGTTATGAACATGACCATCCCGCCGGAACATCTGCTTGATGCCCCGGACGGCTTGGCGTGTGCGGTGCTGATTCTCGATCAACCCGAAGCGGACATACTCATCCCCGTATTCACCGAAACCGATACCGGGCGAGACAGCAACACCCGCATCCCGCAGCAGTTTCTTCGAGAACTCGAGCGAGCCCATGTCGCGGTATGGCTCGGGGATCTGCGCCCAGACGAACATGGTCGCCTTGGGCTTTTCGACTGGCCAGCCAGCGGCTTGCAGCCCGTCGCAAAGCACATCCCGGCGCGCCTGATACGTATCCCGAATCTCAGTGACGCATTCCTGCGGACCCTCGAGCGCGTGGATCGCTGCCACCTGGATGGGAGTAAACATGCCGTAGTCGAGATACGATTTCATTCGGGCCAGCGCGGCAATGACCTGAGCATTGCCGCAAACAAAGCCGACTCGCCAACCCGGCATGTTATAGCTCTTCGATAGCGAGAAGGACTCCACGGCCACCTCCCGCGCGCCCTCGACCTGAAGAATAGAAGGCGCCTCGTAGCCGTCGTAGACCAGATCCGCATAAGCCAGATCATGAACGATCCAGATGCCGTGCTCCCGACAGATCGCGACCACGCGCTCGAAGAACTCAAGCTCAACGCATTGCGCCGTCGGGTTGGCCGGGAAATTGAGGATCAGCATCTTCGGCTTCGGCCAGGTGTCCTTAATGGCCTTTTCCAGCTCCGTGAAGAAATCCCCCCCCTGCACCAGGGGCACATGGCGGATGTCCGCGCCCGCGATCACGATGCCGTAAGGATGAATGGGATACGCCGGGTTGGGCACTAACACCGCATCGCCGGGCCCCAGTGTCGCCAGGGCGAGGTGAGCTAGCCCTTCCTTGGACCCGATGGTGACGATGGCCTCGCTCTCTGGGTCAAGCGCGACATCGTAGCGTCGGTGGTACCAGCGCGTGATGGCTCGGCGCAGACGCGGGATGCCTCGAGACATGGAGTAGCGATGGGTATCCGGCCGTTGGGCCGCCTCCACCAGCTTCTCGACGATATGCGGTGGCGTGGGCAGATCCGGGTTGCCCATACCGAAGTCGACGATGTCTTCTCCCCGGGCCCGGGCCTGCGCTTTCAACTCGTTCACGATGTT contains:
- a CDS encoding alpha/beta hydrolase; the encoded protein is MFAEFVWPYGRSGTAPALEILSANPSVRTQTRSTPVVFVHGAFVGAWCWQEHFLDYFAERGFRAIAPSLRGHGASESAGALSHAGINEYVRDLERVIADLAGPPPILIGHSMGALVVQRYLERHPASAAILLAPVPPQGLMPSTLRMMLGDPMLFAQFGLMQTMGARVVDADIARRAVFSDRMAPEDLERFARFVQPESQRALWEMSMHGAARPWLVDPKPPVRVIAGAEDTLFSAPETQLTAGLWGADWQAMPGMAHAMMLEPGWEAVAEEIVRGLWASGI
- a CDS encoding carboxy terminal-processing peptidase, producing MSRYSLCHHIALALALAIGISSTAAADRLTPSEIHPRASQVIGELLSRYHYRDESIDDALSEAVYDAYFEALDPDRYYFLEADIQAFRHRADQLDDELRAGELDTAFDIFARYRERVEDRSEHALDRLEKGLAFDTEARLDLDRSDADWAASRSELDQIWDKRVINDALIQRLNSRDRTEVRESLTKRYERLVRSLEQSSAEDVFQSYMSTWASQFDPHSSYMSPRTSENFDINMSLSLEGIGAMLTSEGDFVEIVELIPGGPAAGSGDLSPGDQITGVGDDPDAIQDVVGWRLGDVVDLIRGPKGSEVHLRVMPEGRDGHETTITLTRNTVELEEQAAQAEVREVKRDGQNHRIGVIDIPAFYADLGAANAGAEDYRNTSDDVARLLDSETLSDIDGLVIDLRGNAGGSLEEAVQMTGLFIDQGPVVQVNRSNGQREVLEDQAAEPAEYDGPLGVMVDSNSASASEIFAAALQDYGRGVVIGDQTFGKGTVQTLIGLDQFGVGSGVEDAATGRLKLTIAKFYRINGESTQLEGVQPDLHLPYPQSSDESGERSAERALPWDTIRSTEYRQQGELARYLSELRRRHDRRMLTDPALMSVSAEAKRLREAEARTEVSLNEDRRRAAQEQQEAARLEAVNAQLAAYGRETIEDLDDLDRDQLPDALLDETAEVMVDLAELIGEDGTVAQAAAR
- the recJ gene encoding single-stranded-DNA-specific exonuclease RecJ → MNRGDSIRFTDRPVPTPWPVLPDGLPGLLQRLYAARGVDGAGDLDYRLAQLPHPDTLNGLEAAAAIMAQAIITGQRILVVGDFDADGATSCAVALRGLRALGAASVDYLVPNRFEFGYGLSPELVEVARGHHPDLILTVDNGISAHAGVEAASAAGIPVVVTDHHLPGPTLPAAAAIVNPQVASAEFAGQGLAGVGVCFYLLLGVRSALRNQDWFTTGRPEPGLVDLLDLVALGTIADVVPLDRVNRVLVAQGLRRIRVGQGCPGVQALLKASRREPARVNAADLGFGAAPRLNAAGRLGDMSLGIETLLAEDTASAEARAKELETLNQTRRELEHGMRDEALAGIEAAQLAADGALEPVLCLYDEQWHQGVVGIVASRIKERFQRPVIAFAPAEDGLLKGSGRSIAGVHLRDLLEAVDTRTEGAVIQRFGGHAMAAGLTLPAAQYPAFQSVLQGLVRERMGDHPPGEEIVTDGELEAAEFSLELARQIREGGPWGPGFPEPSFRGLFHVRSQRVVGENHLKLMLSPACAPNQQLDAIAFNALDRGWSSDTRQITGVFRLDVNYYRGREQLQLVFDYLAAA
- a CDS encoding 2,3-bisphosphoglycerate-independent phosphoglycerate mutase; translation: MPQQIECIAPRLLGPVPGTLADALSDAGPFPQLEWLVAHARREPAAGVDTETLLASVHPSLPAPGPLVAAGQGLPLSGYGYRAAPVHLRPDRDRLLLFAGPEFEPLPEESTQLVDAFNHTFGADGLTLWSNGADWLLLVDEPPGPDLPALAQVAGYYLDTVLPDEVAFRRWRQLLNEMQMFLHDHPVNQQREARGEVAINGLWFWGGGPSAAPSELASDRVVGDDALSQGLATLGGTALEGVDTGLGADNGEITLIWTDAEAALVAGDAAGWMAAVERFETLIAPRLVKAAQAGSARINLYSGNSERLSLGPWAHWHFWCRRHPLSRRVTRRG
- the thrC gene encoding threonine synthase, translating into MTDTKRYTGLIGAYGDRLPLAADARPISLGEGNTPLIRLDNLVSDLGREVALYVKFEGLNPTGSFKDRGMTVAVTQAVAEGSQAIICASTGNTSASAAAYAARAGIRAFVLIPDGKIAMGKLAQAIMHGAEVMQIRGNFDDGMRIVKEMAQQAPVSLVNSVNPYRLQGQKTAAFEICEALGRAPDYHCLPVGNAGNITAYWMGYTEMAKAPGEAGTAACAFCAGDCQYHQAAVSSRPVMLGYQASGSAPFLRGGPVSHPETIATAIRIGAPQSWDYAKSASEESGGWFDEFTDEQILETQWLLASREGVFCEPASAVSVAGALRDIRAGHIEPGSTVVCTLTGHGLKDPDVAQRRAEAAVSTVDANSTAVREAILRRLD
- a CDS encoding homoserine dehydrogenase — translated: MQPVKVGLLGLGTVGGGTVNLLERNRDEITRRAGRPIDVVHAAARHPDRARTCSTEHMRLEYDAFAVVDDPDTEIIVELIGGVDLAKELTLRAIERGKHVVTANKALIALHGNEIFARARDNGVTVGFEAAVAGGIPIIKAVREGLVGNRIEWLAGIINGTSNFILSEMLYAGREFGEVLAEAQRLGYAEADPTFDVEGVDAAHKLTILASIAFGIPLQFDKVHMEGIGQISTDDVAYASELGFRIKHLGICRREGDGIGLRVHPTLLPERQLLANVDGVMNAVMVNADPLGPTLYYGAGAGADPTASAVVADLVDVVREFTLEPENRVPYLAFQSHSLSDEPVVGMEAVDTAYYLRLEAQDEPGVLAEVTGVLSQAGISIEAVIQKQPAPGAETVPVILLTHRVRESKMDAACQAIEALDAVHGSLVRIRVETLA
- the alaC gene encoding alanine transaminase encodes the protein MDIATQGIGLNEEFQRIKRLPPYVFNIVNELKAQARARGEDIVDFGMGNPDLPTPPHIVEKLVEAAQRPDTHRYSMSRGIPRLRRAITRWYHRRYDVALDPESEAIVTIGSKEGLAHLALATLGPGDAVLVPNPAYPIHPYGIVIAGADIRHVPLVQGGDFFTELEKAIKDTWPKPKMLILNFPANPTAQCVELEFFERVVAICREHGIWIVHDLAYADLVYDGYEAPSILQVEGAREVAVESFSLSKSYNMPGWRVGFVCGNAQVIAALARMKSYLDYGMFTPIQVAAIHALEGPQECVTEIRDTYQARRDVLCDGLQAAGWPVEKPKATMFVWAQIPEPYRDMGSLEFSKKLLRDAGVAVSPGIGFGEYGDEYVRFGLIENQHRTRQAVRGIKQMFRRDGHVHNTGESSCSR